The nucleotide sequence ATAAAAGAAGATATAGTTGAACTTTCTAATTTTAAATTAGAAACAAACAACTCTTTACAATTAGAAGAAAATATAACAATACTAGGTTTTTTTGGGAAAACTCCAATGGATAAAGCTATAACAGCCCTAAATCTAAAAGAATTAATCTATGATAATTTTACGGGGTTTAAAAGATTTCAAATAGTTATATTAATGCCTAATGGTACTCAAGATCAAGTAAAATTATTAAAGAAAGAATTAGAGAAACCAGATCAACTTAAATATTGGCAATTTGCTTATGGAAGTGAATCAGATATTGTTGAGGTTTATAGAAGCTTAAAATATAATAAAGGATTAAGTGCGAATTTGGATACAGATAATGTTTTTATAATTGATAAAGAACGAAATCAAAGAGGGAGAATAGATGACAGAACAGATAAAGAAATAGAAAAAAATGCTAAGATTTATGGATTAAATTCTTATAACTGTATAGAAGTCTCTGAAATTAAAAATAAAATGAGCGAAGATATGCGTATTTTGTTTACAGAATATAGACAAAAGCGAAAAGGAAATTTTGATTCTTCATCCCGAAGAGTAGAAGATATTAAAGAAAATGGCAAAGAAAACTAATTATTCATATGTCGGAATTGCATTAATAATTCTTGTTTTTGGAATTATTTTTGTCCCCCGCATTATAGATCGTATTAGCGATAGTGATATAACTCGTACAGAAAGTAGGAGTAAAAAAGTAAGTACTCAAATTACTGACGAAACTCCACTAGAGTATATAACCCAAAATGGTGTTAATAGGAAAGTGCCAGCATTTAGTTTTACGAATCAAGATGGTAAAACGATTACTAATAAAGACTTTGAAGGGAAAGTGTATTTAGTAGAATTCTTTTTTACAAGCTGCCCAACGATTTGCCCTAGAATGAATCGCAATTTGGTTCAAATTCAAAATAATTTTAAAACACTTGATAACTTCGGAATAGCGTCTTTCTCCATTACTCCAGATTACGATACTCCAGAGGTGTTAAAAGCTTATGCTAAACGTTATGGGATCACAAATCCTAATTGGCATTTAATGACAGGTGATCAAACAGAAATATATAAACTTGCTAATGAAGGTTTTTATCTCCATGTAGCCGAAGATGAGGCAGAAGAAGGGGGATTTTCACACTCAGGAAACTTTGCACTCATCGATAAGAATGGATTTATTCGTTCTAGAGTAGATGATTTTGGAAATCCAAAAATTTATTATCGAGGCATTATCAGCGAAGATGAAAAATTTGATGAAGATGGAGCAGAAGAAGAGATAAGTATTTTAAAAGAAGATATCGCTAAACTATTAAAAGAATAACATGCGAACCGAACACGATATTTTAAAAGAAAAATCTTATAATAAATGGATAGTTGCACTATCTATAATTATACCAATTGTTGTCGCAAGTTTGTTTAGAATAAAGCTTCCTAATGTAGAACCGTTAACATACCTACCCCCAATTTATGCAACCATAAATGCAGTTACAGCGTTGATTTTAGTTTTAGCATTTGTAGCCATTAGAAATAAAAATATTATACTTCATAAAAAACTAATGTCATTTGCAATTATTCTTTCAACTTTATTTTTAATATTGTACATCGCGTATCATATGACTAGTGATTCTACTAAATTCGGAGGTGATAATGCTATAAAATATGTGTATTACTTTATATTAATTACACACATAATTTTATCAATAATAATAATTCCTTTTGTTTTAATTACTTATGTTAGAGCAATTACTAATAATATAGAGAAACATAAAAAAATTGCTAAAATTACTTTTCCTTTATGGCTTTATGTGGCTGTTTCAGGAGTTTTAGTATTTATTTTAATTTCTCCTTACTATTAATATACAAATGAAAAAGAGCAGTATTATAATAATTATTACAATTTTATTTTTTAGCATGAATGTTGACGCTCAGTGTGCGATGTGTCGTGCTGTGTTAGAAAGTGAAGAAGGACTTAGTACGGCAAAAGGCATAAATAATGGAATTATATACTTAATGTCAATTCCTTATATTTTGATTGGAGGCTTAGCATATTTTATTTATAGAAAGCTGAAAAACAGTTAATTATAGTTTTGTATTTTCTTTCTGTAATTTTTTTGT is from Flavobacteriaceae bacterium and encodes:
- a CDS encoding DUF420 domain-containing protein gives rise to the protein MRTEHDILKEKSYNKWIVALSIIIPIVVASLFRIKLPNVEPLTYLPPIYATINAVTALILVLAFVAIRNKNIILHKKLMSFAIILSTLFLILYIAYHMTSDSTKFGGDNAIKYVYYFILITHIILSIIIIPFVLITYVRAITNNIEKHKKIAKITFPLWLYVAVSGVLVFILISPYY
- a CDS encoding SCO family protein; translation: MAKKTNYSYVGIALIILVFGIIFVPRIIDRISDSDITRTESRSKKVSTQITDETPLEYITQNGVNRKVPAFSFTNQDGKTITNKDFEGKVYLVEFFFTSCPTICPRMNRNLVQIQNNFKTLDNFGIASFSITPDYDTPEVLKAYAKRYGITNPNWHLMTGDQTEIYKLANEGFYLHVAEDEAEEGGFSHSGNFALIDKNGFIRSRVDDFGNPKIYYRGIISEDEKFDEDGAEEEISILKEDIAKLLKE